One segment of Capillibacterium thermochitinicola DNA contains the following:
- a CDS encoding response regulator translates to MLKVLIVDDEILIRVGVKSCLNWEEHGFEVVGLAEDGVKALNLVEKLAPDIILTDIKMPNMDGLELIEALRKDYPHIKVIVLSCYNEMEYVKRAMKLGAEDYLLKLSVQPETLLEILNRVKATIEQEREEELKTKQAEKAMRTNKQILKDSLYKKFLKGALPTEDFLLGLAEFDVKLVFDHYWVVCCRINDNQSKRSFAKQPLRDHSFRNIVLEMLGDFCQCDLAEVESGLFLLLLANNPNLDVVDVCAKVNGSVQKYLNAVVSFGISRGATGAGELKEQYWQARTALDYMFYDGRGSITQYKEKLAFSTEPVFIERDLENLLLGAVESLEPDQAWLHLEGLLTEFARHKRYSPEAVKYAIIEVIYGFNSLGKKYELQERFSDFDVKDNIPTILSMETLEDLKAWLKKYIQNLVDALSDLKLERERPEIAKIKSYIQQNIDKNITLEDAAELCNLSKAYFSTVFKKEVGESFTDYTNRLKMEKARELICHHGLRCYEAAEKVGIFDQSYFTKLFKKYFGESPSTIRR, encoded by the coding sequence ATGCTTAAGGTCTTAATCGTCGATGATGAGATCCTGATCCGGGTGGGGGTTAAATCTTGTTTGAATTGGGAAGAACACGGTTTTGAAGTGGTCGGCCTCGCGGAGGACGGGGTTAAGGCCTTAAATTTAGTGGAAAAATTAGCCCCTGATATTATTTTGACCGATATCAAAATGCCGAACATGGACGGGTTAGAGTTAATTGAGGCCTTGCGGAAAGATTATCCCCACATTAAAGTGATTGTTTTAAGTTGCTACAATGAAATGGAATATGTGAAACGGGCGATGAAATTGGGGGCGGAGGATTATTTACTGAAGCTTTCGGTCCAACCCGAAACTTTGCTGGAGATTTTGAACCGGGTTAAAGCGACCATTGAACAGGAGAGGGAAGAGGAGCTCAAAACGAAGCAGGCGGAGAAGGCCATGCGCACCAACAAACAAATTCTCAAAGATAGTCTGTATAAAAAGTTTTTAAAGGGAGCGCTTCCCACTGAAGACTTTCTCCTGGGGTTGGCTGAATTCGATGTTAAGCTGGTCTTCGACCATTACTGGGTGGTTTGTTGCCGGATTAATGACAATCAGTCGAAACGCTCCTTTGCCAAGCAGCCGCTTCGCGACCATTCTTTCCGCAATATCGTCTTGGAGATGCTGGGCGACTTTTGCCAGTGTGACCTGGCCGAAGTGGAGAGCGGTTTATTCCTTTTGCTTCTTGCCAATAACCCCAATTTAGATGTGGTGGACGTTTGTGCCAAAGTAAACGGTTCGGTCCAGAAGTACTTAAACGCCGTTGTTTCCTTTGGCATCTCCCGGGGGGCGACTGGTGCCGGCGAGTTAAAAGAGCAGTATTGGCAGGCCCGGACAGCCCTGGACTATATGTTTTACGATGGAAGGGGCAGTATAACGCAGTATAAGGAAAAACTGGCGTTCAGTACGGAGCCGGTTTTCATCGAGCGGGATCTGGAAAATTTACTGCTCGGTGCGGTCGAAAGCCTTGAGCCGGATCAGGCTTGGCTTCATTTGGAAGGTTTACTGACGGAGTTTGCCCGTCATAAGAGATACTCGCCGGAGGCGGTAAAATACGCCATCATCGAGGTTATTTATGGTTTTAACTCGCTCGGCAAAAAATACGAGCTGCAGGAGCGCTTTTCTGACTTTGATGTGAAAGATAATATACCCACGATTTTAAGCATGGAAACGCTTGAGGATTTGAAAGCTTGGCTCAAAAAATATATTCAAAACCTGGTGGATGCCTTGTCCGACCTCAAACTGGAAAGGGAACGGCCGGAGATTGCAAAAATTAAAAGCTATATCCAGCAGAACATTGACAAAAACATCACGTTGGAGGATGCGGCGGAGCTTTGCAATTTAAGTAAAGCTTATTTTTCGACGGTTTTCAAGAAAGAAGTGGGCGAGAGTTTTACTGATTACACCAACCGTCTGAAGATGGAAAAGGCCAGGGAGTTAATCTGTCATCATGGTTTGCGGTGTTATGAAGCCGCCGAAAAGGTCGGCATCTTTGATCAATCTTACTTTACTAAGCTTTTTAAGAAGTATTTCGGGGAAAGCCCCAGTACAATCAGGCGTTAA